Proteins encoded together in one Piliocolobus tephrosceles isolate RC106 chromosome 15, ASM277652v3, whole genome shotgun sequence window:
- the PRADC1 gene encoding protease-associated domain-containing protein 1: MWAGGRGSCQAKVGRATRGGAAGGNAAPGRALEMVPGAAGWCCLVLWLPACVAAHGFRIHDYLYFQVLSPGDIRYIFTATPAKDFGGIFHTRYEQIHLVPAEPPEACGELSNGFFIQDQIALVERGGCSFLSKTRVVQEHGGRAVIISDNAVDNDSFYVEMIQDSTQRTADIPALFLLGRDGYMIRRSLEQHGLPWAIISIPVNVTSIPTFELLQPPWTFW; the protein is encoded by the exons ATGTGGGCGGGAGGCCGGGGCAGCTGTCAGGCTAAAGTCGGGAGAGCGACGCGCGGCGGGGCGGCGGGAGGAAACGCGGCGCCGGGCCGGGCCCTGGAGATGGTCCCCGGCGCCGCGGGCTGGTGTTGTCTCGTGCTCTGGCTTCCCGCGTGCGTCGCGGCCCACG GCTTCCGTATCCATGATTATTTGTACTTTCAAGTGCTGAGTCCTGGGGACATTCGATACATCTTCACAGCCACACCTGCCAAGGACTTTGGTGGTATCTTT CACACAAGGTATGAGCAGATTCACCTTGTCCCCGCTGAACCTCCAGAGGCCTGCGGGGAACTCAGCAACGGTTTCTTCATCCAGGACCAGATTGCTCTGGTGGAGAGGGG GGGCTGCTCCTTCCTCTCCAAGACTCGGGTGGTCCAGGAGCACGGCGGGCGGGCAGTGATCATCTCTGACAACGCGGTTGACAATGACAGCTTCTACGTGGAGATGATCCAGGACAGTACCCAGCGCACAGCTGACATCCCTGCCCTCTTCCTGCTTGGCCGAGATGG CTACATGATCCGCCGCTCTCTGGAACAGCATGGGCTGCCATGGGCCATCATTTCCATCCCAGTCAATGTCACCAGCATCCCCACCTTTGAGCTGCTGCAACCACCCTGGACCTTCTGGTAG